The DNA region TCGGCACGATCGGCGTGATGGGGCCGACCCGGATGGACTACCTGAGCACGATGTCGGCGGTCCGCGCGGTGGCCCGCCGCCTGTCGGAGCTGGCCACCGCCCTGGAGCGCCCCATCTCCTGATCCGTCGCCCGGCCTGACACCCGGCCTGACGGGGAAGCCGAACCGCGGCCACTACACTTTTGGACATGGCGGACGTTCAGGACCTGTACGGCGTCCTCGGGGTGTCCCGGGAGGCGTCGGAGGAAGAGATCAAGCGGGCGTACCGTAAGCTCGCCCGCGAGCTCCATCCTGACGTGAACCGGAACCCCGACGCCGCCGAGCGCTTCAAGCAGGTGGCGGCGGCCTACGAGGTGCTGTCCGACCCCACCAAGCGGCGCCAGTACGATACGTACGGCAGCGGCGGGACGCCCGACCTGTTCCCGTTCGGGGACATCTTCGACGTGTTCTTCGGCGGCGGCTTCGGCGGCCGGCAACGAGCTCGTCCCCGCCGGACCCGGGCTCGCCGGGGCGGCGACGTCTTCGCGGAGGTCTCGCTCACCCTGGAGGAGGCCGCGTTCGGGGTGCAGCGCGAGCTCTCCATCGCGTCCCTGGAAACGTGCTCGCGATGCCAGGGCACCGGGTGCGAGCCGGGGACGCACCCCACCCGGTGCTCGCGGTGCGGCGGTGCCGGCGAGGTCCAGGACGTCCAGCGGAGCATCTTCGGCACGATCATGACCGCCCGCACCTGCGCCACGTGCGAGGGGACGGGACAGGAGATCCTCGAACGCTGCACGGACTGCGACGGCGACGGATTGGTCTCGCGGCGGCAGGTGGTCGTGGCGGACGTCCCCGCGGGCGTTTCCGACGGCATGGAGCTCCGGGTGTCGGGGGCGGGCGACAGCGGGCGCCTGGGCGGAGGCACGGGCGACCTGTACGTCGCGGTGCACGTGGCCCCGCACGGGATGTTCGAGCGCCGGGGCCACGACCTCCACGCCATCCTCGAGGTGGCCATGACCCAGGCCGCGCTCGGCGCGGAGTTCGAGGTCCCCACCCTCGACGGAACGGAGCGGGTCCGCGTGCATCCGGGCACCCAGGCCGGAACCGAGATCCGGCTGAAGGGCCACGGCGTCCCGCACCTCGGCCGGCGGGGACGGGGGGACCTGTTCCTCTCGGTGCAGGTGGAGACCCCCGAGCACCTGAAGCGCTCCGAGCGCGAGATGCTGGAGCGCCTGGCCGAGCTGCGCGGTGAGGATCTCGGCCGGGGACCGGCGACGGCCCGGTTGCGCCGTCCACAGGCCCAGGCCTAGGGAAGCCGGCGCGCGGGTACGATCCGCTCCGTGCTTGTATTGGAGAGGCCCTGACGGTGCCCGGCCACTGCCCCTTCTGTCTGATCGTCGAAGGCGAGGCCTCCGCGGACGTCGTGCACTCCTCCGACCACGTCCTGGCGTTCCGGGACACCAACCCGCAGGCTCCGGTGCACATCCTGCTGATCCCGAAGGAGCACGTGACGTCGGTCCGTGAGCTGGGCGACCGCCAGGCCCCCATGCTGCTCGAGCTGATGCGGGCCGCCACCCACCTGGCCAGGGCCGAGGGAATCGACCAGCAGGGCTGGCGTCTGGTCACGAACGTCGGCGCGTACGCCGGCCAGTCGGTTCCCCATCTGCACTTCCACCTGCTGGGAGGACGGCGTCTGGGGTGGCCCCCCGGATGAACCGGAGACCCGCCCTTGCAGGGGAGCGGCCACATCCTGCGGCTATAATCCAGCGGATGTTCGGGGTCGCGATGGCGCGACCCTTTGTTGCAACAGGAGGGGACGGAGCGAAGGCTCCGACGAACGAAACTTGGCGAAAGCCTCCACGCAAGTAAAGATCCTGGTCCCGGGCAGCCAGCCGATGGTCGCCCTCCTCGGCCAACGCGACGAGCTCCTCAAGCTGGTGGAGTCCGCGTTCGACTCGCAGATCCTCGTTCGTGGCAACGAGATCACGGTGACCGGTCCGGAGGGCGAAGCCGAGGTGGTCGGTCAGCTGTTCGAGGAGCTCCTCATGCTGCTCGAGCGGGGCCACGTGCTCACCGAGTCGTCGGTGGGACAGACCATCCAGCTGATGAAGGGCGAGGACGGCGAACGCCCCTCCGAGCGCCCGTCTGAGGTGCTGGGCGACCGCGTGCTGACCAGCCGGGGGCGTTCCATCGGACCGAAGACCCTCGGGCAGAAGCGGTACGTCGATGGGCTGCGTCGGTCCACCGTGACCTTCGCCATCGGCCCGGCCGGCACGGGGAAGACCTACCTGGCGGTGGCCACCGCCGTGAAGGCGCTCCAGGACCAGGACGTCCGCCGCATCATCCTGACCCGGCCGGCCGTAGAGGCCGGCGAGCGGCTGGGATTCCTGCCCGGAACCCTCTACGAGAAGATCGACCCGTACATGAAGCCGCTGTACGACGCGCTGTACGAGATGCTCGACGCCGACGCCCTCCAGCGCCTCATGGAGCGCGGAACCATCGAGGTGGCGCCGCTGGCGTACATGCGCGGCAGAACTTTGAACGACTCGTTCATCATCCTCGACGAGGCGCAGAACACCTCGCCGGAGCAGATGAAGATGTTCCTGACTCGGCTCGGGTTCGGGTCGAAAGCCGTCGTGAACGGCGACGTCACCCAGACGGACCTCCCGGCGGGGCAGCGCTCCGGCCTCGCGGTGGTCGAGGAGATCCTCCAGGGCATCGAGGGCATCGAGTTCATCCACCTGGGGGCTCGCGACGTCGTCCGGCACAAGATCGTCCAGGACATCGTGGAGGCCTACCGCCTGTTCTCCGAGGGCCGCGCCCGCGCGGGCGAGTGATTTCCGTGACCGGCTCAGACCCCGCCAAACCCGACGTCGCCTTCTCCAACCGGCAGGACGTGCCGGTGGACGAGGAGGCGCTCGGCGCGCTGGCCGTTCGAACGCTCACCGCGGAGGGCGTCGGCGACGCCGAGCTGTCGGTGTCGTTCGTGGGGCTCGATGAGATGACCGACCTCCACGTGCGATACATGGAAGAGGACGGGCCGACCGACGTGCTCTCGTTCCCACTGGACGACGAGCTGGACGGCCGGCGGATCCTCGGCGACGTGGTGATCTGCCCGGAGTACGCGGCGCGGAACAATCCGGATCTGGAGGCCGAGCTTCGCCTGTTGCTGGTCCACGGGATCCTGCACCTGCTGGGGTACGACCACGAGGAGGACGCCGAGCGGGCGGAGATGTGGGCCCGCCAGGAGCGCTACTCCGGGGTGAAGGCGTGACCTCCGCGGACTGGCTGGAGCTGGGCGCGGTGTTCGTGCTGATCGGAGTGGTCGCCCTGATGGCCGCCTCGGAGACGGCCATCACGAGGACCAACCGCGTCCGGGCCTACCGCCTGGTCGAGGAGAAGCGCCGGGGTGCGCCGTCGCTCCAACGGATCGTGGAGAACCCGCCGCCGTTCCTGAACGTCGTCCTCCTGCTGACCATGCTGGCGACGGTTGGCGGGACGACGCTCGCGACCCAGCTCGCGGTGCGTCGCATCCACCGCCTCGGCGAGATCATCGCCACCGTGGCCATGACGCTGCTGCTGTTCGTGTTCGCCGAGGTCACGCCGAAGACGTTCGCCATCCAGCAGACCGACCGGGTGGCCCTGCGGGTGGCTCCGCTGGTCGTGTGGCTGACGCGGCTGTTCGGGCCCGTCGCGAAGACCCTGCTGCGCGTGGCGAACGTGGTCATGCCGGGCCGGGGACTCGCGCAGGGCCCCTACGTGACCGAGCAGGAGATCCGCACCATGGCCGAGGTGGCGTCGGAGGAATCCGAGATCGAGGAGGAGGAAGCCGACCTCATCCATTCCATCTTCGAGTTCGGGGACACCATCGTCCGTGAGGTGATGGTGCCGCGTCCGGACATCGTGGCCATCGAGGTGGACAAGACGCTGCGCGACGTCCAGGACCTGGTCCTGAAGCACGGGTACTCGCGGATCCCGGTGTTCCGTGACGCCCTCGATGACATCGTGGGCATCGCCTACGCGAAGGACGTCCTGAAGGCCATGCACCAGTCCAAGCAGGACATGCCGCTCACCCAGATCGTCCGCCCGGCTCATTTCGTCCCGGAGTCGAAGAAAGTCGCCGAGCTGCTGCGGGAGATGCAGCAGCAGAAGTTCCACATCGCGATGGTCGCCGACGAGCACGGCTCCGTGTCGGGGCTGGTGACCCTGGAGGACCTGCTGGAGGAGCTGGTCGGCGAGATCACCGACGAGTACGACCGCGAG from Actinomycetota bacterium includes:
- the dnaJ gene encoding molecular chaperone DnaJ, whose amino-acid sequence is MADVQDLYGVLGVSREASEEEIKRAYRKLARELHPDVNRNPDAAERFKQVAAAYEVLSDPTKRRQYDTYGSGGTPDLFPFGDIFDVFFGGGFGGRQRARPRRTRARRGGDVFAEVSLTLEEAAFGVQRELSIASLETCSRCQGTGCEPGTHPTRCSRCGGAGEVQDVQRSIFGTIMTARTCATCEGTGQEILERCTDCDGDGLVSRRQVVVADVPAGVSDGMELRVSGAGDSGRLGGGTGDLYVAVHVAPHGMFERRGHDLHAILEVAMTQAALGAEFEVPTLDGTERVRVHPGTQAGTEIRLKGHGVPHLGRRGRGDLFLSVQVETPEHLKRSEREMLERLAELRGEDLGRGPATARLRRPQAQA
- a CDS encoding PhoH family protein, giving the protein MVALLGQRDELLKLVESAFDSQILVRGNEITVTGPEGEAEVVGQLFEELLMLLERGHVLTESSVGQTIQLMKGEDGERPSERPSEVLGDRVLTSRGRSIGPKTLGQKRYVDGLRRSTVTFAIGPAGTGKTYLAVATAVKALQDQDVRRIILTRPAVEAGERLGFLPGTLYEKIDPYMKPLYDALYEMLDADALQRLMERGTIEVAPLAYMRGRTLNDSFIILDEAQNTSPEQMKMFLTRLGFGSKAVVNGDVTQTDLPAGQRSGLAVVEEILQGIEGIEFIHLGARDVVRHKIVQDIVEAYRLFSEGRARAGE
- a CDS encoding histidine triad nucleotide-binding protein, which codes for MPGHCPFCLIVEGEASADVVHSSDHVLAFRDTNPQAPVHILLIPKEHVTSVRELGDRQAPMLLELMRAATHLARAEGIDQQGWRLVTNVGAYAGQSVPHLHFHLLGGRRLGWPPG
- a CDS encoding hemolysin family protein, producing MTSADWLELGAVFVLIGVVALMAASETAITRTNRVRAYRLVEEKRRGAPSLQRIVENPPPFLNVVLLLTMLATVGGTTLATQLAVRRIHRLGEIIATVAMTLLLFVFAEVTPKTFAIQQTDRVALRVAPLVVWLTRLFGPVAKTLLRVANVVMPGRGLAQGPYVTEQEIRTMAEVASEESEIEEEEADLIHSIFEFGDTIVREVMVPRPDIVAIEVDKTLRDVQDLVLKHGYSRIPVFRDALDDIVGIAYAKDVLKAMHQSKQDMPLTQIVRPAHFVPESKKVAELLREMQQQKFHIAMVADEHGSVSGLVTLEDLLEELVGEITDEYDREEPQMEPVGDDIYRVNGRLPIDELNELLEVDLPHEEWDTVAGLMLGLLGAIPTEGQEVRFDNLSFKAEKVQGRRIAKVLISRIPPEPETVDTEAGAGER
- the ybeY gene encoding rRNA maturation RNase YbeY — translated: MAVRTLTAEGVGDAELSVSFVGLDEMTDLHVRYMEEDGPTDVLSFPLDDELDGRRILGDVVICPEYAARNNPDLEAELRLLLVHGILHLLGYDHEEDAERAEMWARQERYSGVKA